In one window of Maribacter sp. BPC-D8 DNA:
- a CDS encoding polyprenyl synthetase family protein gives MKIVAQIKEPVYQEMELFESKFRDSMTSKVALLNRITHYIVNRKGKQMRPMFVFLTAKLLNGGEVNERTYRGASVIELIHTATLVHDDVVDESNKRRGFFSINALWKNKIAVLVGDYLLSKGLLLSIDNEDFDLLKIISVAVREMSEGELLQIEKARRLDITEDVYYDIIRQKTATLIAACCSLGACSVKPESEDVETFRKFGELCGMAFQIKDDLFDYGTKQIGKPTGIDIKEQKMTLPLIYALNNCTKKEKNWVINSIKNHNQDKKRVKEVIAFVKEKGGLDYAVTKMLEYRDEALELLSSYPDSEYKSALELMVNYVVDRKK, from the coding sequence CTGAAAATAGTAGCACAAATAAAGGAACCTGTCTATCAGGAAATGGAGCTGTTTGAATCTAAGTTCAGAGATTCAATGACCTCTAAGGTTGCGCTACTCAATAGAATCACCCATTACATCGTAAATCGCAAGGGCAAGCAAATGCGCCCTATGTTCGTATTTTTAACAGCCAAATTGTTGAATGGCGGAGAAGTGAACGAGCGTACCTATCGTGGTGCATCGGTTATAGAATTGATACATACGGCAACATTGGTTCATGATGATGTTGTTGATGAAAGCAATAAACGCAGGGGATTCTTCTCTATAAATGCCCTTTGGAAAAATAAGATTGCCGTTTTGGTAGGCGATTATTTACTGTCTAAAGGTCTGTTGCTTTCTATTGATAACGAAGATTTCGATTTGCTTAAAATTATCTCTGTTGCTGTTCGCGAAATGAGTGAGGGCGAATTATTACAGATAGAAAAAGCTAGGCGTTTAGATATTACCGAAGATGTCTATTACGATATTATCAGACAAAAAACGGCAACGTTGATAGCAGCATGCTGTTCGCTGGGTGCTTGTTCGGTAAAGCCCGAAAGCGAAGATGTAGAAACTTTCAGAAAATTCGGAGAGCTCTGCGGTATGGCATTTCAGATTAAAGATGACCTTTTCGATTATGGAACCAAACAAATAGGAAAGCCAACCGGTATCGATATTAAAGAGCAAAAAATGACGTTGCCTTTAATATATGCACTGAACAATTGTACCAAAAAAGAGAAAAATTGGGTCATCAATTCCATCAAAAACCATAACCAGGATAAAAAACGTGTGAAAGAAGTTATCGCTTTTGTAAAAGAAAAAGGCGGATTGGATTATGCGGTAACTAAAATGCTAGAGTATAGAGATGAGGCTTTAGAACTGCTAAGTTCGTATCCTGATTCTGAGTATAAAAGTGCATTAGAGTTGATGGTGAATTACGTGGTGGATCGTAAAAAGTAA
- a CDS encoding RNA polymerase sigma factor — MKIIPFYKNEKQLIKKATSGNRDAQERLYKKHAPKMLSVCRQYIKDIHFAEDVMVQGFLKMFNKLDTFKFEGSFEGWLRRIMIRESISYLRKQQFVVYDDEVYEKNQSEEISQSTDLDTEHIQQLIDALPQGYKMVFVLYTVEGYKHKEIAEMLSITESTSKTQLLKARKLLQDQLRQQNIIGYGNR; from the coding sequence TTGAAAATTATACCTTTTTATAAAAACGAGAAGCAGCTCATTAAAAAAGCAACATCGGGTAACCGCGATGCGCAAGAGCGTTTGTATAAAAAACATGCTCCAAAAATGTTGAGTGTCTGCCGTCAGTATATAAAGGATATTCATTTTGCGGAAGATGTAATGGTGCAAGGTTTTCTGAAAATGTTCAATAAGTTAGATACGTTCAAGTTCGAAGGAAGTTTCGAAGGATGGTTACGGCGGATAATGATTCGAGAAAGCATCTCTTATTTAAGAAAGCAGCAGTTTGTGGTGTATGACGATGAGGTGTATGAAAAGAATCAATCTGAAGAAATATCGCAAAGTACCGATTTAGATACCGAGCATATTCAACAATTGATAGATGCTTTGCCACAAGGTTATAAAATGGTTTTCGTGTTGTATACCGTAGAAGGGTATAAGCATAAAGAAATCGCAGAAATGCTGTCGATCACAGAGAGCACTTCAAAAACACAGTTATTAAAAGCCCGAAAATTGCTTCAAGACCAATTAAGGCAACAAAATATTATAGGGTATGGAAACCGATAA
- a CDS encoding zinc-ribbon domain-containing protein, producing MILFFGTRPGKPETKKLFNCTCPYCQQRGTLTAITQKNYFHIFWIKLFKISSTTTAECSHCKRGYYENEFTEEMNRELSNTNN from the coding sequence ATGATTCTATTCTTTGGCACTAGACCAGGAAAGCCCGAAACTAAAAAACTTTTTAACTGTACATGTCCGTATTGCCAGCAACGCGGGACATTAACTGCTATCACCCAAAAGAACTATTTTCATATATTTTGGATCAAGCTTTTTAAAATATCTAGCACGACTACGGCAGAGTGCAGTCATTGTAAACGTGGTTATTATGAGAATGAGTTTACCGAAGAGATGAATCGAGAACTATCTAATACAAATAATTAG
- the dnaG gene encoding DNA primase, protein MISKITIDKVYESARLEEVIGDFVQLKKSGSNFKGLSPFSDERSPSFMVSPVKQIWKDFSSGKGGNVVAFLMEHEHFTYPEAIKYLAKKYNVEVEETEQSNEQKEQASERESMYLVSEFAQTHFKEMLWQSELGKAIGLSYFKERGFTDETIKKFELGYCLDNWDGFTTAALDKGYKLEYLAKTGLTIVKEDPNNPNGSRKFDRFKGRVMFPIHSLSGRVLGFGGRILTNDKKAAKYLNSPESDIYHKSKVLYGIYHAKQSIAKEDNCYLVEGYTDVIQFVQRGIDNVVSSSGTALTPEQIRLINRLTKNITVLFDGDAAGLRASLRGIDLILEQGMNVRVCTFPEGEDPDSFAKNNELEDVMTYLNDNSKDFIQFKASLLVKEADNDPIKRADTVRDIVNSIAKIPDRIQQEIYIQECAQIMNISEAVLYNTLAQIGKKEEKNVQAPQKEEQKAFDVVRNTDQEKEEKVDVQYLLERKIIESLMLYGNLKEQFEDLVLKENDAGDLVLEPELSEIKVYEKIYLDLQEDEIELANEDFRKMYARLIEALNEKEEFSITNFVNGLEQEMANQISSILMEEERYTLDDWERKEIFPKSKEIGVAQLVSETILTLRCFLIKKRMNTLQNTTQDSTTDHREVLEEIMNYIQLNKLLNKKLNRVLS, encoded by the coding sequence ATGATTTCAAAAATTACCATAGATAAAGTATATGAATCTGCTCGACTAGAAGAGGTTATTGGTGATTTTGTACAGTTAAAAAAATCTGGATCCAATTTTAAAGGACTTAGCCCTTTTTCTGATGAAAGATCACCAAGTTTTATGGTATCACCTGTAAAGCAGATCTGGAAAGATTTCAGTAGTGGAAAAGGAGGTAATGTAGTCGCATTTTTAATGGAGCACGAGCATTTTACCTATCCTGAGGCTATAAAATACTTAGCAAAGAAATATAATGTTGAAGTAGAGGAGACTGAGCAATCTAACGAACAAAAAGAACAAGCTAGCGAACGTGAGAGTATGTACCTGGTGTCTGAATTCGCCCAAACGCATTTTAAGGAAATGTTGTGGCAATCAGAGTTGGGTAAGGCAATAGGACTTAGCTATTTTAAGGAACGTGGTTTTACAGATGAAACCATTAAGAAATTTGAGTTAGGATATTGCCTAGATAATTGGGACGGATTTACAACTGCAGCTTTAGATAAAGGGTATAAACTAGAATATCTTGCTAAAACAGGGTTGACCATAGTTAAGGAAGATCCTAATAATCCGAATGGATCACGAAAATTCGATCGATTCAAGGGTAGGGTGATGTTTCCTATCCATTCTTTAAGTGGTCGTGTACTTGGTTTCGGTGGGCGTATTTTAACGAACGATAAAAAGGCAGCCAAGTATCTGAATTCTCCCGAAAGTGACATCTACCATAAGAGTAAGGTGTTGTACGGTATTTACCATGCTAAGCAATCTATCGCTAAAGAAGACAATTGCTATTTGGTAGAAGGGTATACCGATGTAATTCAATTTGTACAACGCGGTATTGATAACGTGGTATCTTCTAGTGGTACAGCATTGACGCCCGAGCAAATTAGGCTCATCAATAGATTGACCAAAAATATTACGGTATTATTTGATGGTGATGCGGCAGGTTTACGAGCATCGCTACGTGGTATCGATCTTATTTTGGAACAAGGTATGAATGTGCGCGTTTGTACATTTCCAGAAGGTGAGGATCCAGACAGTTTTGCAAAGAACAATGAGTTGGAAGATGTCATGACCTACCTTAATGACAACTCTAAAGATTTTATTCAATTCAAGGCATCGCTTCTGGTAAAAGAGGCAGATAACGATCCAATAAAGAGAGCAGATACGGTAAGGGATATTGTGAACAGTATTGCCAAGATTCCCGATCGCATACAGCAAGAGATCTATATTCAAGAGTGTGCGCAGATCATGAATATATCTGAAGCAGTTTTGTATAATACACTTGCTCAAATAGGTAAGAAAGAAGAGAAGAATGTACAGGCACCACAAAAAGAGGAGCAGAAAGCTTTTGATGTTGTTCGTAATACAGATCAGGAAAAAGAAGAAAAAGTTGATGTACAGTATTTGCTAGAGCGAAAAATTATTGAATCGCTTATGCTATATGGTAATCTCAAAGAACAGTTTGAAGATCTGGTGTTGAAAGAAAATGATGCCGGAGATTTAGTGTTGGAGCCAGAATTATCTGAAATTAAAGTATACGAGAAAATCTATTTGGATCTGCAAGAAGATGAAATAGAATTGGCCAATGAAGATTTTCGTAAAATGTATGCTAGACTGATCGAAGCCTTAAATGAAAAAGAAGAATTTTCGATCACCAATTTTGTGAATGGTTTAGAGCAAGAAATGGCAAACCAGATTTCTTCTATTTTAATGGAAGAGGAACGGTATACCTTAGATGACTGGGAACGTAAAGAAATTTTTCCAAAGAGTAAAGAAATAGGTGTTGCGCAGTTGGTAAGTGAGACGATACTAACGTTGCGTTGTTTTTTGATTAAAAAGAGAATGAATACTTTGCAAAATACAACACAAGATTCTACTACAGATCATAGAGAAGTTCTTGAAGAGATTATGAATTACATTCAGTTGAATAAATTGCTGAATAAGAAATTAAATAGGGTATTGTCTTGA
- a CDS encoding response regulator transcription factor produces MIKVLIADNHPIIRMGVRKVLESAEGFELIDEVANTEELFEKLKDTTPDVVMLEMDIPDVNGIAALRRIKKDYADVKVLMYSGQSEDVYALSAIRAGAFGYLSKSSGVEYITAAVTKVSEGSMFITNELAQRLAFDEGTKKPRRFFRKLSTREIEVLKLLASGKRNKEVALGLNLNEKTVSTYKARLMKKLNVDNMVDLLQQAKALELY; encoded by the coding sequence ATGATCAAAGTTTTAATAGCGGATAACCACCCTATCATAAGAATGGGAGTTAGGAAGGTTCTAGAATCCGCTGAGGGATTTGAACTGATCGATGAGGTAGCTAATACCGAAGAACTTTTTGAAAAACTTAAAGACACAACCCCCGATGTAGTCATGCTAGAAATGGATATTCCTGATGTAAATGGAATAGCGGCATTACGCAGAATTAAAAAAGATTACGCGGACGTAAAAGTCCTTATGTACAGCGGTCAATCTGAAGATGTTTACGCCTTAAGTGCCATTAGAGCTGGTGCATTCGGATATTTATCGAAATCATCTGGTGTAGAATACATTACTGCAGCAGTAACTAAAGTAAGTGAAGGTAGTATGTTCATTACAAACGAACTTGCACAACGTCTTGCTTTCGATGAAGGAACTAAAAAACCAAGAAGGTTCTTTAGAAAACTATCTACTAGAGAAATAGAAGTATTAAAACTTTTAGCTAGTGGTAAACGTAACAAAGAAGTTGCATTAGGCTTGAACCTAAATGAAAAAACAGTAAGTACCTACAAAGCTCGTTTAATGAAAAAATTAAATGTAGACAACATGGTAGATTTATTACAACAGGCAAAAGCCTTAGAATTGTACTAA
- the nadE gene encoding NAD(+) synthase: protein MQTEKVIEHIVNWLKDYATNAKQKGFVIGISGGIDSAVTSTLCAKTGLDLLCLEMPIHQAENQSDRASRHIEWLQENFKNVKRQPVNLTPVFDSFVAALPAVDNEEDRFMSLANTRARLRMTSLYYFAALESYLVAGTGNKVEDFGVGFYTKYGDGGVDLSPIADLMKTEVYAIAKVLGINEEIIGAAPTDGLWGDDRTDEDQIGASYPELEWAMNMKDEGKTVDDFEGRKKEVFTIFIRLNTMNQHKMLPIPVCEIPKQLK, encoded by the coding sequence ATGCAAACGGAAAAGGTAATTGAGCACATTGTTAATTGGTTAAAGGATTATGCCACAAATGCAAAACAGAAAGGTTTTGTCATTGGTATATCTGGCGGAATAGATTCTGCAGTCACTTCAACCCTATGTGCTAAGACTGGTTTAGACCTTCTTTGCTTAGAAATGCCGATTCACCAAGCCGAGAATCAAAGTGACCGAGCATCTCGCCATATTGAGTGGTTACAAGAGAATTTTAAGAATGTAAAAAGACAACCGGTAAACCTTACACCGGTGTTCGATAGTTTCGTAGCTGCCTTACCCGCTGTTGATAATGAAGAGGACAGATTTATGTCTTTGGCAAATACGCGAGCTCGTTTACGTATGACTAGTCTTTATTACTTTGCAGCACTTGAAAGCTACCTTGTAGCCGGAACTGGTAATAAGGTCGAAGATTTCGGAGTAGGATTTTACACCAAATACGGAGATGGCGGCGTAGATTTGAGTCCGATAGCAGATTTAATGAAAACCGAAGTTTATGCCATTGCCAAGGTTTTAGGTATAAATGAAGAGATAATCGGTGCTGCACCAACAGATGGATTGTGGGGCGATGATAGAACAGATGAAGATCAGATCGGTGCTTCTTACCCTGAGCTAGAATGGGCGATGAATATGAAAGACGAGGGTAAAACAGTTGATGACTTTGAAGGTAGAAAGAAAGAGGTCTTTACTATATTCATAAGACTCAATACAATGAACCAACATAAAATGCTACCAATACCCGTTTGTGAGATCCCAAAACAGTTAAAATAA
- a CDS encoding DUF2268 domain-containing putative Zn-dependent protease (predicted Zn-dependent protease with a strongly conserved HExxH motif), translating to MWRNFIENEYLYSTDNKLNQRFLDPAPFSKFGLELDNESPGKLGRYVGWQIVRAFMKNNDVSIKQLMTMPAEEIFKKSNYKPRN from the coding sequence ATGTGGAGAAATTTTATAGAGAACGAATATTTATACAGTACCGACAATAAATTAAACCAGCGATTTCTAGATCCTGCTCCGTTTTCAAAATTCGGATTAGAATTAGACAACGAATCGCCAGGTAAGTTGGGTCGTTACGTAGGTTGGCAAATTGTGCGTGCCTTTATGAAAAATAATGACGTAAGCATAAAGCAATTAATGACGATGCCTGCGGAAGAAATATTTAAGAAATCAAATTACAAACCGAGAAATTAG
- the gldC gene encoding gliding motility protein GldC yields MADLHTSEITLRVGLDENRIPEKLNWSAQDGGIENEEIKAMLLSVWDSKNQESLKIDLWTKDMPVDEMKTFFHQTLVSLTDTFQKATQDDKMTATMKDFCDYFAENLNLKEKD; encoded by the coding sequence ATGGCAGATTTACATACTTCAGAAATTACACTGCGCGTAGGATTAGATGAAAATAGAATTCCGGAAAAATTAAACTGGTCTGCACAAGACGGTGGTATTGAAAATGAGGAAATCAAGGCTATGTTATTATCTGTTTGGGATAGTAAAAACCAAGAGTCTTTGAAAATTGACTTGTGGACAAAAGATATGCCCGTTGATGAAATGAAAACATTTTTTCACCAGACATTGGTTTCTTTGACCGATACTTTTCAAAAGGCGACACAAGACGATAAAATGACGGCTACCATGAAAGATTTCTGTGATTACTTCGCAGAAAACCTAAATCTTAAAGAAAAAGACTAA